Proteins found in one Triticum urartu cultivar G1812 chromosome 4, Tu2.1, whole genome shotgun sequence genomic segment:
- the LOC125550923 gene encoding replication factor A protein 1-like isoform X1, with protein sequence MAYDMLDAINNGKDSWKVKVSVIRLWDAINLNNNELISLDMILLDEQGTMIHAKVIKHMVNKFRPLIQEGLVYMIANFKVTSAMNFRPVEGDKIINFLHTTKIQEIKGLKNIRIAEQSFMFCSVEVLSRRDGQRMYLSYVIGVASYIGNIEETETTPGISKIRDIVLRIEDQKVNIRLWGNKVDQIDEDSMGHVVIVTSTTVRKLKEYSLSSTGATKVYIDLDILETAELQTRYCLEDDIIEETGPEAHLQGTIQEQMLYNRKTLREITEIAYESEKQEKFYTADATIKSIDTSDEWYYIGCGKCNKKLQKEGNHFYCPKCEKEPEKTCPRYKLKLEICDHTATTTCTMFETEAKKLIKQSARFLIDRDDCDIHEQAKKIQKICGQRLIFQFRLNDYNFKYGYQDYTVHRIFFMDSEEDSSVQHVNVEQNTTKGTKKSRTRNTCRVVHSDEESEEDSQEKDECKFKESSPKRKRTISITEDEDSEKDGTENYSKTSITLTGVDKGSKKKGIQNDNHEQVNKLSLSKTIKQESEDDELTIDQTKRGRRRSTGRATHLDDESKAKGSQEINKSKYMESSPKRKRVVRKCVGVDQEHNDSRPRTRLSCVDKKSLSKGIQKSGVLRTRKTSH encoded by the exons ATGGCATACGATATGCTCGATGCGATTAACAATGGGAAGGATTCCTGGAAAGTGAAGGTCAGTGTAATTAGGCTATGGGACGCCATTAACCTCAATAACAATGAACTAATTAGCCTTGACATGATACTGCTTGATGAACAG GGCACTATGATACATGCGAAGGTAATAAAACATATGGTTAACAAGTTCAGGCCATTGATCCAAGAAGGTTTAGTCTACATGATAGCAAATTTCAAGGTTACATCTGCCATGAATTTCCGTCCAGTTGAAGGCGACAAGATTATTAACTTCTTGCACACAACAAAAATTCAAGAGATTAAGGGACTTAAAAATATCAGAATAGCAGAACAAAGTTTCATGTTTTGTAGTGTTGAAGTTCTTTCCAGAAGAGATGGCCAGAGGATGTACTTATCCT ATGTCATTGGGGTAGCAAGTTATATAGGGAATATTGAAGAGACGGAGACAACTCCTGGGATTTCCAAGATTCGAGATATTGTACTTCGAATTGA GGATCAAAAAGTTAATATTAGACTCTGGGGCAATAAGGTTGACCAAATTGATGAAGATTCTATGGGACATGTTGTCATAGTAACATCAACAACGGTCAGAAAATTGAAAG AGTACTCGCTGTCATCTACAGGTGCGACCAAAGTATATATCGATTTGGATATCCTTGAAACAGCTGAGCTCCAAACGAG gtattgcttggaagatgaTATCATAGAGGAAACAGGGCCGGAAGCCCACTTGCAAGGAACAATTCAAGAACAAATGCTCTATAACAGAAAGACACTAAGAGAAATAACTGAAATTGCATATGAATCTGAAAAACAG GAAAAGTTCTATACTGCAGATGCAACCATTAAGTCAATTGATACATCAGATGAGTGGTACTACATAGGATGCGGCAAATGTAACAAAAAACTACAAAAAGAAGGGAATCACTTCTATTGTCCAAAATGTGAGAAAGAACCTGAGAAGACATGTCCAAG GTACAAACTTAAGCTAGAGATATGTGATCATACTGCAACAACAACTTGCACCATGTTTGAGACAGAAGCAAAAAAACTGATTAAGCAATCTGCAAGATTCTTGATAGATAGGGATGACTGTGATATCCATGAGCAGgcaaaaaaaattcagaaaataTGTGGGCAGAGATTGATTTTTCAGTTCAGACTGAATGACTATAATTTCAAGTACGGTTACCAAGATTACACTGTTCATAGAATATTTTTTATGGACTCTGAAGAAGATTCATCGGTACAACACGTTAATGTTGAACAG AACACTACGAAGGGCACTAAAAAGTCTAGGACTAGGAACACATGTCGCGTTGTACATTCTGATGAAGAATCAGAAGAGGATAGCCAAGAGAAAGATGAATGCAAATTCAAGGAATCTAGCCCCAAAAGAAAGCGTACAATAAGCATTACTGAAGATGAAGATTCCGAAAAAGATGGAACTGAGAATTATTCAAAGACCAGCATAACGCTTACTGGTGTTGATAAGGGATCTAAGAAGAAAGGAATTCAGAATGATAACCAT GAGCAAGTGAACAAATTATCACTTTCAAAAACTATAAAGCAAGAATCAGAGGATGATGAACTCACTATTGACCAGACTAAAAGGGGTAGGAGACGGAGCACAGGTCGTGCTACACATCTTGACGATGAATCAAAAGCTAAAGGTAGTCAGGAAATAAACAAATCCAAATATATGGAATCAAGCCCCAAGAGGAAGCGTGTTGTACGCAAATGCGTCGGTGTTGATCAGGAGCACAATGATTCAAGGCCTAGGACAAGGCTTAGTTGTGTCGATAAAAAATCACTGAGCAAAGGCATTCAGAAGTCTGGTGTATTAAGGACTCGAAAGACAAGTCACTAA
- the LOC125550923 gene encoding replication factor A protein 1-like isoform X2, whose product MAYDMLDAINNGKDSWKVKGTMIHAKVIKHMVNKFRPLIQEGLVYMIANFKVTSAMNFRPVEGDKIINFLHTTKIQEIKGLKNIRIAEQSFMFCSVEVLSRRDGQRMYLSYVIGVASYIGNIEETETTPGISKIRDIVLRIEDQKVNIRLWGNKVDQIDEDSMGHVVIVTSTTVRKLKEYSLSSTGATKVYIDLDILETAELQTRYCLEDDIIEETGPEAHLQGTIQEQMLYNRKTLREITEIAYESEKQEKFYTADATIKSIDTSDEWYYIGCGKCNKKLQKEGNHFYCPKCEKEPEKTCPRYKLKLEICDHTATTTCTMFETEAKKLIKQSARFLIDRDDCDIHEQAKKIQKICGQRLIFQFRLNDYNFKYGYQDYTVHRIFFMDSEEDSSVQHVNVEQNTTKGTKKSRTRNTCRVVHSDEESEEDSQEKDECKFKESSPKRKRTISITEDEDSEKDGTENYSKTSITLTGVDKGSKKKGIQNDNHEQVNKLSLSKTIKQESEDDELTIDQTKRGRRRSTGRATHLDDESKAKGSQEINKSKYMESSPKRKRVVRKCVGVDQEHNDSRPRTRLSCVDKKSLSKGIQKSGVLRTRKTSH is encoded by the exons ATGGCATACGATATGCTCGATGCGATTAACAATGGGAAGGATTCCTGGAAAGTGAAG GGCACTATGATACATGCGAAGGTAATAAAACATATGGTTAACAAGTTCAGGCCATTGATCCAAGAAGGTTTAGTCTACATGATAGCAAATTTCAAGGTTACATCTGCCATGAATTTCCGTCCAGTTGAAGGCGACAAGATTATTAACTTCTTGCACACAACAAAAATTCAAGAGATTAAGGGACTTAAAAATATCAGAATAGCAGAACAAAGTTTCATGTTTTGTAGTGTTGAAGTTCTTTCCAGAAGAGATGGCCAGAGGATGTACTTATCCT ATGTCATTGGGGTAGCAAGTTATATAGGGAATATTGAAGAGACGGAGACAACTCCTGGGATTTCCAAGATTCGAGATATTGTACTTCGAATTGA GGATCAAAAAGTTAATATTAGACTCTGGGGCAATAAGGTTGACCAAATTGATGAAGATTCTATGGGACATGTTGTCATAGTAACATCAACAACGGTCAGAAAATTGAAAG AGTACTCGCTGTCATCTACAGGTGCGACCAAAGTATATATCGATTTGGATATCCTTGAAACAGCTGAGCTCCAAACGAG gtattgcttggaagatgaTATCATAGAGGAAACAGGGCCGGAAGCCCACTTGCAAGGAACAATTCAAGAACAAATGCTCTATAACAGAAAGACACTAAGAGAAATAACTGAAATTGCATATGAATCTGAAAAACAG GAAAAGTTCTATACTGCAGATGCAACCATTAAGTCAATTGATACATCAGATGAGTGGTACTACATAGGATGCGGCAAATGTAACAAAAAACTACAAAAAGAAGGGAATCACTTCTATTGTCCAAAATGTGAGAAAGAACCTGAGAAGACATGTCCAAG GTACAAACTTAAGCTAGAGATATGTGATCATACTGCAACAACAACTTGCACCATGTTTGAGACAGAAGCAAAAAAACTGATTAAGCAATCTGCAAGATTCTTGATAGATAGGGATGACTGTGATATCCATGAGCAGgcaaaaaaaattcagaaaataTGTGGGCAGAGATTGATTTTTCAGTTCAGACTGAATGACTATAATTTCAAGTACGGTTACCAAGATTACACTGTTCATAGAATATTTTTTATGGACTCTGAAGAAGATTCATCGGTACAACACGTTAATGTTGAACAG AACACTACGAAGGGCACTAAAAAGTCTAGGACTAGGAACACATGTCGCGTTGTACATTCTGATGAAGAATCAGAAGAGGATAGCCAAGAGAAAGATGAATGCAAATTCAAGGAATCTAGCCCCAAAAGAAAGCGTACAATAAGCATTACTGAAGATGAAGATTCCGAAAAAGATGGAACTGAGAATTATTCAAAGACCAGCATAACGCTTACTGGTGTTGATAAGGGATCTAAGAAGAAAGGAATTCAGAATGATAACCAT GAGCAAGTGAACAAATTATCACTTTCAAAAACTATAAAGCAAGAATCAGAGGATGATGAACTCACTATTGACCAGACTAAAAGGGGTAGGAGACGGAGCACAGGTCGTGCTACACATCTTGACGATGAATCAAAAGCTAAAGGTAGTCAGGAAATAAACAAATCCAAATATATGGAATCAAGCCCCAAGAGGAAGCGTGTTGTACGCAAATGCGTCGGTGTTGATCAGGAGCACAATGATTCAAGGCCTAGGACAAGGCTTAGTTGTGTCGATAAAAAATCACTGAGCAAAGGCATTCAGAAGTCTGGTGTATTAAGGACTCGAAAGACAAGTCACTAA